One Streptomyces sp. P9-A2 DNA window includes the following coding sequences:
- a CDS encoding MbtH family protein has product MTNPFENDDAQYLVLVNDELQYSLWPVFADVPAGWTVALPAASRQECLDHVEKNWTDMRPKSLADAMAEQ; this is encoded by the coding sequence ATGACCAACCCCTTCGAGAACGACGACGCCCAGTACCTGGTCCTCGTCAACGACGAACTGCAGTACTCCCTCTGGCCGGTCTTCGCCGACGTCCCCGCCGGCTGGACCGTCGCCCTCCCGGCCGCGAGCCGTCAGGAGTGCCTCGACCACGTCGAGAAGAACTGGACGGACATGCGGCCCAAGAGCCTGGCCGACGCCATGGCCGAGCAGTGA